One genomic window of Muntiacus reevesi chromosome 4, mMunRee1.1, whole genome shotgun sequence includes the following:
- the ESYT1 gene encoding extended synaptotagmin-1: protein MEPSPGRGSSPGPSRVDQPYPPSEPPDQPPAARAKPEQSSGDQPAGPGAAGEALAVLTSFGRRLLVLVPVYLAGAMGLSVGFVLFGLALYLGWRRVREEKERSLRVARQLLDDEERLTAKTLYMSHRELPAWVSFPDVEKAEWLNKMVAQVWPFLGQYMEKLLAETVAPAVRGSNPHLQTFTFTRVELGEKPLRILGVKVHTGQSKKQILLDLNISYVGDVQIDVEVKKYFCKAGVKGMQLHGILRVILEPLMGDLPIVGAVSMFFIRRPTLDINWTGMTNLLDIPGLSSLSDTMIMDSIAAFLVLPNRLLVPLVPDLQDVAQLRSPLPRGIVRIHLLAARGLSSKDKYVKGLIEGKSDPYALVRVGTQAFCSRVINEELNPQWGETYEVMVHEVPGQEIEVEVFDKDPDKDDFLGRTKLDVGKVLQARVMDEWFPLQGGQGQVHLRLEWLSLLPDAEKLEQILQWNSGVSSRPEPPSAAILVVYLERAQDLPLKGNKEPSPMVQLSTQDVTQESKAVYSSNCPVWEQAFRFFLQDPRSQDLDVQVKDDSRALTLGALTLPLARLLTAPELTLDQWFQLSSSGPNSRLYMKLVMRLLYLDTSEVRFPAVPGTPGAWDLDESPQAGSSVDVPPRPCHTTPDSSFGTENVLRIHVLEAQDLIAKDRFLGGLVKGKSDPYVKLKLAGRSFRSRVVREDLNPRWNEVFEVIVTSIPGQELEVEVFDKDLDKDDFLGRCKVSLTTVLNSGFLDEWLTLQDVPSGRLHVRLERLTPRPTAAELEEVLQVNSLIQTQKSADLAAALLSVYLERAEDLPLRKGTKPPSPYATLAVGDTSHKTKTLPQTATPVWNESTSFLIRKPNTEILELQVRGEGTGTLGSMSLPLSELLAADRLCLDRWFTLGNGQGQVLLRAQLGVLASQHSGVEAHSHSHSSSSVSELELWSGLPQGTSSAPELRQRLTHSDGSPEAPAGPLGQLKLTVWYHSEERKLVALIHGCRALRQNGRDPPDPYVSLLLLPDKNRGTKRKTSQKRRTLNPEFNERFEWELPLDEALRRRLDVSVKSSSSFMSRERDLLGKVQLDLAEIDLSRGAAQWYDLMEDKGSP, encoded by the exons ATGGAGCCCTCTCCTGGACGCGGCTCCAGCCCCGGCCCCAGCCGGGTGGACCAGCCCTACCCTCCCTCCGAGCCCCCTGACCAGCCCCCTGCTGCTCGCGCAAAGCCAGAGCAGAGTTCTGGGGACCAACCTGCCGGCCCAGGAGCGGCGGGCGAGGCCTTGGCGGTGCTGACCTCGTTCGGGCGGCGGTTGCTGGTGCTAGTGCCGGTGTACCTGGCCGGGGCAATGGGGCTCAGCGTGGGTTTTGTGCTCTTCGGCCTCGCCCTCTATCTGGGCTGGCGCCGGGTTCGCGAGGAGAAGGAACGGAGCCTTCGAGTCGCGCGGCAGCTGCTGGACGATGAAGAGCGGCTCACGGCGAAAACTCTTTACATGAGCCATCGAGAGCTACCTGCCTGG GTCAGCTTCCCAGATGTGGAAAAGGCTGAGTGGCTCAATAAG ATGGTGGCCCAGGTCTGGCCCTTTCTGGGCCAGTATATGGAGAAGCTTCTCGCCGAAACTGTGGCCCCAGCTGTTCGAGGATCTAACCCCCACCTGCAGACATTTACCTTTACACGCGTGGAGCTGGGTGAAAAG CCACTGCGCATCCTTGGAGTCAAGGTTCACACCGGTCAGAGCAAAAAACAGATCCTGCTGGACTTGAACATCAG CTACGTAGGTGACGTTCAGATTGATGTGGAAGTGAAGAAATACTTCTGCAAAGCAGGAGTCAAGGGCATGCAG cTACATGGCATCTTACGGGTGATTCTCGAACCACTCATGGGGGACCTTCCTATCGTGGGGGCTGTGTCGATGTTCTTCATCCGACGCCCG ACCCTAGATATCAACTGGACGGGCATGACCAACCTGCTGGATATCCCAGGACTCAG CTCCCTCTCTGACACCATGATCATGGACTCCATCGCTGCCTTCCTTGTGTTGCCCAACCGATTACTGGTGCCCCTCGTGCCTGACCTTCAAGATGTGGCCCAGCTGCGTTCCCCTCTTCCCAGG GGCATAGTTCGGATTCACTTGCTGGCTGCTCGAGGGCTGAGCTCCAAGGATAAATACGTGAAGGGCCTGATTGAGGGCAAGTCAGACCCCTATGCGCTTGTGCGAGTGGGCACCCAGGCATTCTGCAGCCGTGTCATCAATGAGGAACTCAACCCCCAGTGGGGGGAGACTTACGAG GTGATGGTGCATGAGGTCCCAGGACAGGAAATTGAGGTGGAGGTGTTTGACAAGGATCCAGACAAAGATGACTTTTTGGGCAG AACGAAGCTGGATGTAGGGAAAGTATTGCAGGCCAGAGTAATGGATGAA TGGTTCCCTCTTCAAGGCGGGCAAGGCCAAGTTCACTTGAGGCTAGAATGGCTTTCCCTTCTGCCAGATGCCGAAAAACTGGAGCAG ATTCTGCAGTGGAACAGCGGCGTGTCTTCCCGCCCGGAGCCCCCGTCGGCTGCCATCTTGGTCGTCTATCTGGAGCGGGCCCAGGATCTTCCC CTGAAGGGGAACAAGGAGCCCAGCCCCATGGTGCAGCTGTCGACCCAGGACGTGACGCAGGAGAGCAAG GCTGTCTACAGCAGCAACTGCCCAGTGTGGGAGCAGGCCTTCCGGTTCTTCCTGCAAGACCCTCGGAGCCAGGATCTCGACGTGCAG GTGAAGGATGACTCCAGGGCCCTGACTTTGGGGGCACTGACCCTGCCTCTGGCCCGCCTGCTGACTGCCCCGGAACTCACCCTGGACCAGTGGTTCCAGCTCAGCAGCTCCGGCCCAAACTCCCGTCTCTACATGAAACTCGTCATGAGG CTCTTGTACTTGGACACGTCGGAAGTGCGCTTCCCGGCCGTGCCTGGCACTCCTGGGGCCTGGGACCTGGACGAGAGCCCGCAGGCAGGCAGCAGCGTGGATGTTCCACCTCGGCCCTGTCACACCACTCCTGACAGCAGCTTTGGGACGGAG AATGTGCTTCGGATCCACGTATTAGAGGCCCAGGACCTGATTGCCAAAGACCGCTTCTTGGGGGGATTAGTGAAGGGCAAGTCAGACCCCTACGTCAAACTAAAGCTCGCAGGACGAAGCTTCCGCAGCCGTGTTGTTCGGGAAGATCTCAATCCTCGCTGGAACGAGGTCTTTGAG GTGATCGTCACATCAATCCCAGGTCAAGAGCTAGAGGTTGAGGTTTTTGACAAAGACCTGGACAAGGACGACTTTCTGGGCAG GTGTAAAGTGAGCCTCACCACAGTCTTAAACAGTGGCTTCCTTGATGAG TGGCTGACCCTGCAGGACGTCCCTTCCGGCCGCCTACACGTGCGTCTGGAGCGCCTGACCCCCCGCCCCACTGCTGCCGAGTTAGAAGAG GTGCTGCAGGTGAATAGCCTGATCCAGACCCAGAAGAGTGCGGACCTCGCGGCAGCCCTGCTGTCTGTCTACCTGGAGCGGGCCGAGGACCTGCCG CTCCGAAAGGGTACCAAGCCTCCCAGCCCTTACGCTACTCTTGCTGTGGGAGATACGTCTCATAAAACGAAG ACTCTTCCCCAAACGGCCACTCCCGTCTGGAATGAGAGCACCTCCTTTCTCATCAGGAAACCAAACACTGAGATTCTGGAGTTGCAG GTTCGGGGGGAAGGGACTGGCACGCTGGGCTCGATGTCCCTGCCCCTCTCCGAGCTCCTTGCGGCTGACCGGCTCTGCCTGGACCGCTGGTTTACACTCGGCAACGGTCAAGGGCAGGTGCTGCTGAGAGCGCAGCTCGGG GTCCTGGCGTCCCAGCACTCCGGGGTGGAGGCTCACAGCCACAGCCACAGCTCCTCCTCCGTGAGCGAACTGGAGCTCTGGAGCGGACTCCCTCAGGGCACGTCTTCAGCCCCAGAGCTCAGGCAGCGCCTGACGCACAGCGACGG CTCCCCTGAGGCTCCGGCCGGGCCGCTGGGCCAGCTGAAACTGACCGTTTGGTACCACAGTGAAGAACGAAAGCTGGTTGCCCTCATTCACGGCTGCCG CGCCCTTCGACAAAATGGACGGGATCCCCCCGATCCCTACGTGTCACTGTTGCTGCTGCCAGATAAGAACCGGGGCACCAAGAGGAAGACCTCCCAGAAGAGGAGGACCCTCAATCCCGAGTTCAACGAGCG CTTTGAGTGGGAGCTGCCGCTGGACGAGGCGCTGCGGCGAAGGCTGGATGTGTCTGTCAAGTCTAGCTCCTCCTTCATGTCGAGAGAGCGCGACCTGCTGGGGAAG GTGCAATTGGACCTCGCTGAGATAGACCTTTCCCGGGGTGCGGCCCAGTG GTATGACCTCATGGAGGACAAGGGCAGCCCCTAG